The Ornithodoros turicata isolate Travis chromosome 9, ASM3712646v1, whole genome shotgun sequence genome includes a region encoding these proteins:
- the LOC135368436 gene encoding gastrin/cholecystokinin type B receptor-like, with protein MESDDNDHKNYYTMNGWNATVLYNFSDFERVWYKLSGPPLVLQCLPYVPVILFGTFGNLAILCVVAANREMRKRTNFFICNMAVADLLTTVVSSWQVLVTNVYQFYVLGGVFCRLEGLFQGTFLFASVLSLMVISLDRLLAVARPFSRRLSRTSAVTVIGIIWVVAVALASPLVFTRRHYRRIWADLVETWCTEVSTAIRVYWIVLLVPLFYAPLVVIIVAYSMILFKMDKFEKMVANKEQPSKTQNRRKVVRMFFVYLINYFCCWLPFQVLLVYRYLRGGHTELPPWFPDYSFAAHVMVFANSAINPIIYGVCNQNFKSAFKDVLVRVSTRWHAAYPSSMEHLRLFSVLRSNKTAPAIPEAP; from the exons ATGGAGTCTGACGACAATGACCACAAAAACTATTACACAATGAATGGGTGGAATGCGACGGTGCTTTATAACTTCAGTGACTTTGAGCGCGTTTGGTACAAATTGTCCgggccgccattagtgctgcagTGCCTTCCTTACGTCCCGGTCATACTCTTCGGCACGTTCGGCAACCTGGCCATTCTTTGCGTTGTTGCCGCAAACAGGGAGATGAGGAAGCGGACCAACTTCTTCATTTGTAACATGGCAGTGGCGGACCTGTTGACGACTGTCGTGTCATCGTGGCAAGTTCTGGTCACTAACGTCTACCAGTTTTACGTCCTCGGGGGGGTATTCTGCAGACTGGAGGGACTGTTTCAAG GAACATTCCTGTTTGCCAGCGTGCTCTCGTTGATGGTGATATCGTTGGACCGTTTGCTCGCTGTGGCGAGGCCCTTTAGCAGAAGATTGAGTCGAACTTCAGCTGTAACCGTCATCGGCATCATCTGGGTAGTGGCCGTCGCCCTTGCATCTCCGCTCGTCTTTACTCGGAGACACTATCGCAGAATATGGGCAGATTTGGTTGAG ACATGGTGCACTGAAGTAAGCACAGCCATCAGGGTGTACTGGATAGTTTTGCTTGTACCCCTTTTTTACGCTCCACTGGTGGTCATAATAGTTGCGTACTCGATGATATTGTTCAAAATGGACAAATTCGAAAAGATGGTAGCCAACAAGGAACAACCTTCCAAGACCCAAAACAGACGAAAG GTTGTGCGCATGTTCTTCGTCTATctcatcaactacttctgctgCTGGTTGCCGTTCCAGGTACTCCTTGTGTACAGGTACCTACGAGGAGGACACACCGAG CTTCCTCCCTGGTTCCCCGATTACTCCTTCGCCGCGCATGTGATGGTGTTCGCCAACAGCGCCATCAACCCCATTATCTACGGCGTCTGCAACCAGAACTTCAAGAGCGCCTTCAAGGACGTCCTGGTGCGCGTGTCGACGCGGTGGCACGCAGCTTACCCATCTTCCATGGAACACCTGAGGCTCTTTTCTGTCCTCAGGAGCAACAAAACTGCACCGGCAATCCCTGAAGCTCCTTAG
- the LOC135369438 gene encoding cytochrome P450 4V2-like, whose amino-acid sequence IFKVYAGWKPVVFLTTPEAAECLLGSSKNLKKSVVYDNLHPWLGADGLLTSHGGTWRVHRKLLTPAFHFRVLDNFLPTMNEQADVLIRKLETFTASEKINLFPLASKCALDVICETAMGVKVHAQATAEGVPGYARDIEVATRLFIKRCLRPWAWMDMVYQLTKDGVTSSKLMRRLHDFTNSVVERKMRNMEDCSPRTGKGGVRLAFLDLLTSHHRKGALSIEDVRQEVDTFMFAGHDTAAQTFTWAIYALGLHPEIERRVHDEIDTVVGDDEHITTAHLKQMQLLDCVLKETMRVFTIVPWVGRYISKDTVVGKYVVPKGSTCHVYIYGIHHSADHYPNPDQFDPDRFLPESCSKRHPFAFLPFSAGPRNCIGQKFALMEVKVLLAKFLRHFEVESCEHPDKLLFYGDLLLRSKKAIKVKITKRPNVR is encoded by the exons ATCTTCAAAGTCTACGCCGGGTGGAAACCAGTGGTGTTTCTCACAACACCAGAAGCAGCGGAA tgtcTCCTCGGTAGTAGCAAGAATCTGAAGAAGTCTGTTGTATACGACAATCTGCACCCTTGGTTAGGTGCCGATGGTCTATTGACTAG TCACGGCGGCACGTGGAGAGTTCATAGAAAGTTGCTAACACCTGCGTTCCACTTTCGAGTGCTCGATAACTTTTTGCCAACTATGAACGAACAAGCAGACGTGCTCATCAGGAAGCTGGAAACGTTTACCGCTTCAGAGAAGATAAACTTGTTTCCCCTCGCATCAAAGTGTGCGCTGGACGTCATTTGCG AAACAGCAATGGGCGTCAAAGTCCATGCACAAGCAACAGCTGAAGGTGTTCCTGGTTATGCAAGAGACATAGAAGT TGCCACACGCCTGTTCATCAAACGATGCCTCCGACCATGGGCGTGGATGGACATGGTATATCAACTAACGAAAGATGGAGTCACGTCTTCGAAACTTATGAGGCGGCTACACGACTTTACAAACTCC GTAGTCGAAAGAAAAATGAGGAATATGGAAGACTGTTCTCCACGCACCGGAAAAGGAGGAGTGCGCCTGGCCTTTTTGGACCTCCTTACCAGTCACCACAGAAAGGGTGCGTTGTCCATTGAAGATGTAAGGCAAGAAGTTGACACCTTTATGTTTGCC GGCCATGACACTGCAGCCCAAACATTCACGTGGGCAATCTACGCCTTGGGATTACACCCAGAAATTGAAAGGAGAGTTCACGATGAAATAGACACTGTAGTAGGGGACGATGAGCACATAACCACAGCCCACCTGAAGCAGATGCAACTCCTAGACTGCGTGCTCAAG GAAACGATGCGAGTTTTCACGATCGTTCCATGGGTCGGTAGGTACATATCGAAAGACACCGTCGTGG GAAAGTACGTAGTGCCAAAGGGTTCGACGTGTCACGTCTATATCTACGGTATTCACCACAGTGCGGATCATTACCCTAACCCTGACCAGTTTGACCCGGACAGGTTCCTGCCAGAAAGTTGCAGCAAGCGTCATCCCTTCGCATTCCTACCGTTTTCGGCTGGACCCAGAAACTGCATCG GTCAAAAATTTGCACTCATGGAAGTGAAAGTGCTGCTGGCGAAGTTCCTTCGGCATTTTGAAGTTGAGAGTTGCGAGCACCCAGACAAGCTCCTCTTTTATGGCGACCTGCTGCTACGCTCAAAAAAGGCAATCAAAGTGAAGATAACGAAAAGACCCAACGTGAGATAA